From Ictidomys tridecemlineatus isolate mIctTri1 chromosome 2, mIctTri1.hap1, whole genome shotgun sequence, the proteins below share one genomic window:
- the Akap8 gene encoding A-kinase anchor protein 8 isoform X2 has protein sequence MHMASYGPDPCTDNSDSLIAKINQRLDMMSKEGGRGGSSSGGEGMQDRESSFRFQPYESYDSRPCLPEHNPYRPSYSYDYDFDLGTDRNGSFGGQYSDCRDPVRERGSLDSFMRGRGQSQGQGQGQGRFQDRSNSSTFMRNDHFMPPSASSEPLSVSWNELNYVGGRGLGGPSPSRPPPSLFSQSMAPDYGMMGMQGMQGTGSYDNTMPYGCGRSQTRIRDRPRRRGFERFGPDSMGRKRKQFPMYEEPEAKLARADSEGDFSENDDGAVDFRSGDEEFRGEDEFCDSGRQRGEKDEEDEEVKKRREKQRRRDRMRDRAADRIQFACSVCKFRSFEDEEIQKHLQSKFHKETLRFISTKLPDKTVEFLQEYIVNRNKKIEKRRQELIDKESTKPKPDPFKGIGQEHFFKKIEAAHCLACDMLIPAQHQLLQRHLHSVDHNHNRRLAAEQFKKTSLHVAKSVLNNRHIVKMLEKYLKGEDPFTNETVDPEIEGDDNLGGEDKEETPEEVAAEVLAEVITAAVRAVDGEGVPAGESGEMLAEGQVPVGATEASSDLHTEQLLEEQTSCGTSSEKGNTEAEAGSEATVLAAEPENALTVAVPAPAAVESEVGQSDAEAKDNIHTE, from the exons ATGCATATGGCATCCTATGGCCCAGACCCATGCACCGACAATTCAGATTCTCTCATTGCCAAGATCAACCAGCGTTTGGACATGATGTccaaggaaggaggcaggggcgGGAGCAGCAGCGGTGGGGAGGGCATGCAAGACCGAGAGAG CTCCTTCCGCTTTCAGCCATATGAGTCCTATGACTCCAGGCCTTGCTTGCCGGAACATAATCCCTACCGCCCCAGCTATAGCTACGACTATGACTTTGACCTGGGGACCGACCGCAATGGCAGCTTTGGTGGGCAGTACAGCGACTGCCGGGACCCAGTCCGTGAGCGGGGCTCCCTTGATAGCTTCATGAGGGGCCGGGGCCAGAGccaaggccagggccagggccagggccgcTTCCAGGACCGGAGCAATTCCAGCACCTTCATGCGCAATGACCACTTTATGCCACCCTCGGCTTCCTCGGAGCCCCTTTCTGTTTCTTGGAATGAGCTGAACTACGTGGGGGGACGAGGTCTGGGAGGCCCCTCCCCCAGCAGGCcacctccttccctcttctctcagTCCATGGCCCCTGACTATGGCATGATGGGCATGCAGGGCATGCAGGGAACAGGCAGTTATGACAACACTATGCCTTATGGATGTGGTCGGTCACAGACTCGGATTCGGGATCGG CCCAGGAGGAGAGGGTTTGAGCGCTTCGGACCAGACAGCATGGGCAGGAAGCGAAAGCAGTTTCCCATGTACGAGGAACCAGAAGCCAAACTGGCTCGGGCTGACAGCGAAGGAGATTTTTCTGAAAACG ATGATGGAGCTGTCGATTTCCGGTCAGGAGATGAAGAATTCAGGGGT GAGGACGAATTCTGCGACTCCGGGAGGCAGAGAG GAGAGAAAGATGAGGAGGACGAGGAAgtgaagaagagaagagaaaagcaaaggaGGAGAGACAGGATGCGGGACCGAGCAGCTGACAG GATTCAGTTTGCCTGTTCAGTATGCAAGTTTCGCAGCTTTGAAGATGAAGAAATCCAGAAGCATTTGCAAAGCAAGTTCCACAAAGAGACACTGCGATTTATAAGTACCAAGCTTCCTGACAAGACAGTAGAGTTCCTCCAG GAATACATTGTAAACAGGAATAAGAAGATTGAGAAGAGGCGTCAGGAACTGATAGACAAGGAAAGCACAAAACCAAAACCAGATCCTTTCAAAG GGATTGGCCAGGAACACTTCTTCAAGAAGATCGAGGCTGCACATTGCCTGGCCTGTGACATGCTGATTCCCGCGCAGCACCAGCTCCTCCAACGGCATCTGCATTCAGTGGACCATAACCACAACCGCAGG TTGGCTGCTGAACAGTTCAAGAAAACAAGTCTCCATGTGGCTAAGAGTGTTTTGAACAACAGACACATAGTGAAGATGCTGGAAAAATACCTCAAG GGTGAGGACCCTTTCACTAATGAAACCGTTGATCCTGAAATAGAAGGAGATGACAATTTAGGAGGTGAAGATAAGGAAGAGACACCTGAGGAGGTGGCTGCAGAAGTCTTAGCAGAGGTGATTACAGCAGCCGTGAGAGCTGTTGATGGGGAAGGAGTGCCAGCTGGAGAGAGTGGTGAAATGCTGGCTGAAGGGCAAGTCCCAGTGGGTGCAACAGAGGCCAGCAGCGATCTCCACACTGAACAGCTACTGGAAGAGCAGACTTCCTGTGGAACATCATCTGAGAAGGGCAATactgaagctgaggcaggaagtgagGCCACAGTGCTGGCAGCAGAGCCAGAAAATGCCCTAACAGTGGCTGTTCCTGCCCCGGCTGCTGTGGAATCTGAAGTGGGACAAAGTGATGCAGAGGCCAAAGATAATATTCATACAGAATAA
- the Akap8 gene encoding A-kinase anchor protein 8 isoform X1: protein MEQGYGGYGAWSAGPANTQGTYGSGVASWQGYDNYNYYGAQNTSVTAGATYSYGPASWEATKANDGGLAAGGPAMHMASYGPDPCTDNSDSLIAKINQRLDMMSKEGGRGGSSSGGEGMQDRESSFRFQPYESYDSRPCLPEHNPYRPSYSYDYDFDLGTDRNGSFGGQYSDCRDPVRERGSLDSFMRGRGQSQGQGQGQGRFQDRSNSSTFMRNDHFMPPSASSEPLSVSWNELNYVGGRGLGGPSPSRPPPSLFSQSMAPDYGMMGMQGMQGTGSYDNTMPYGCGRSQTRIRDRPRRRGFERFGPDSMGRKRKQFPMYEEPEAKLARADSEGDFSENDDGAVDFRSGDEEFRGEDEFCDSGRQRGEKDEEDEEVKKRREKQRRRDRMRDRAADRIQFACSVCKFRSFEDEEIQKHLQSKFHKETLRFISTKLPDKTVEFLQEYIVNRNKKIEKRRQELIDKESTKPKPDPFKGIGQEHFFKKIEAAHCLACDMLIPAQHQLLQRHLHSVDHNHNRRLAAEQFKKTSLHVAKSVLNNRHIVKMLEKYLKGEDPFTNETVDPEIEGDDNLGGEDKEETPEEVAAEVLAEVITAAVRAVDGEGVPAGESGEMLAEGQVPVGATEASSDLHTEQLLEEQTSCGTSSEKGNTEAEAGSEATVLAAEPENALTVAVPAPAAVESEVGQSDAEAKDNIHTE, encoded by the exons ATGGAGCAGGGCTACGGAG GCTATGGGGCATGGAGTGCTGGACCTGCAAACACCCAGG gtaCATATGGAAGTGGTGTGGCCAGCTGGCAAG GTTATGACAACTACAATTACTATGGTGCCCAGAACACCAGTGTCACTGCAGGAGCAACCTACAGCTATGGCCCAGCCTCATGGGAGGCCACCAAGGCTAATGATGGCGGCTTGGCAGCGGGGGGCCCTGCCATGCATATGGCATCCTATGGCCCAGACCCATGCACCGACAATTCAGATTCTCTCATTGCCAAGATCAACCAGCGTTTGGACATGATGTccaaggaaggaggcaggggcgGGAGCAGCAGCGGTGGGGAGGGCATGCAAGACCGAGAGAG CTCCTTCCGCTTTCAGCCATATGAGTCCTATGACTCCAGGCCTTGCTTGCCGGAACATAATCCCTACCGCCCCAGCTATAGCTACGACTATGACTTTGACCTGGGGACCGACCGCAATGGCAGCTTTGGTGGGCAGTACAGCGACTGCCGGGACCCAGTCCGTGAGCGGGGCTCCCTTGATAGCTTCATGAGGGGCCGGGGCCAGAGccaaggccagggccagggccagggccgcTTCCAGGACCGGAGCAATTCCAGCACCTTCATGCGCAATGACCACTTTATGCCACCCTCGGCTTCCTCGGAGCCCCTTTCTGTTTCTTGGAATGAGCTGAACTACGTGGGGGGACGAGGTCTGGGAGGCCCCTCCCCCAGCAGGCcacctccttccctcttctctcagTCCATGGCCCCTGACTATGGCATGATGGGCATGCAGGGCATGCAGGGAACAGGCAGTTATGACAACACTATGCCTTATGGATGTGGTCGGTCACAGACTCGGATTCGGGATCGG CCCAGGAGGAGAGGGTTTGAGCGCTTCGGACCAGACAGCATGGGCAGGAAGCGAAAGCAGTTTCCCATGTACGAGGAACCAGAAGCCAAACTGGCTCGGGCTGACAGCGAAGGAGATTTTTCTGAAAACG ATGATGGAGCTGTCGATTTCCGGTCAGGAGATGAAGAATTCAGGGGT GAGGACGAATTCTGCGACTCCGGGAGGCAGAGAG GAGAGAAAGATGAGGAGGACGAGGAAgtgaagaagagaagagaaaagcaaaggaGGAGAGACAGGATGCGGGACCGAGCAGCTGACAG GATTCAGTTTGCCTGTTCAGTATGCAAGTTTCGCAGCTTTGAAGATGAAGAAATCCAGAAGCATTTGCAAAGCAAGTTCCACAAAGAGACACTGCGATTTATAAGTACCAAGCTTCCTGACAAGACAGTAGAGTTCCTCCAG GAATACATTGTAAACAGGAATAAGAAGATTGAGAAGAGGCGTCAGGAACTGATAGACAAGGAAAGCACAAAACCAAAACCAGATCCTTTCAAAG GGATTGGCCAGGAACACTTCTTCAAGAAGATCGAGGCTGCACATTGCCTGGCCTGTGACATGCTGATTCCCGCGCAGCACCAGCTCCTCCAACGGCATCTGCATTCAGTGGACCATAACCACAACCGCAGG TTGGCTGCTGAACAGTTCAAGAAAACAAGTCTCCATGTGGCTAAGAGTGTTTTGAACAACAGACACATAGTGAAGATGCTGGAAAAATACCTCAAG GGTGAGGACCCTTTCACTAATGAAACCGTTGATCCTGAAATAGAAGGAGATGACAATTTAGGAGGTGAAGATAAGGAAGAGACACCTGAGGAGGTGGCTGCAGAAGTCTTAGCAGAGGTGATTACAGCAGCCGTGAGAGCTGTTGATGGGGAAGGAGTGCCAGCTGGAGAGAGTGGTGAAATGCTGGCTGAAGGGCAAGTCCCAGTGGGTGCAACAGAGGCCAGCAGCGATCTCCACACTGAACAGCTACTGGAAGAGCAGACTTCCTGTGGAACATCATCTGAGAAGGGCAATactgaagctgaggcaggaagtgagGCCACAGTGCTGGCAGCAGAGCCAGAAAATGCCCTAACAGTGGCTGTTCCTGCCCCGGCTGCTGTGGAATCTGAAGTGGGACAAAGTGATGCAGAGGCCAAAGATAATATTCATACAGAATAA